The Lepisosteus oculatus isolate fLepOcu1 chromosome 28, fLepOcu1.hap2, whole genome shotgun sequence genome includes the window AAAAAGCTGAGACTTTGTTTGAAATaatgttggtgtttttttatcacattttgaaatgcataGTGTCAAAAACTTCAATTGAAAAAGTAGGAATACTAAACATTGTTCTGCTACCATAGTAATGCAAATACTGCCTTTTCTATGAATGTGTAACCAAAGCACTTTTTAATGAAGGAATAAATCGTGACAAGTGTGGCTAAAGACTAGCTTTTCAAGGCAGaggaatttcattttcattgggGACTCAGTAGGGACTGCTAAACAGCTAACTCTCCATCTCAGTTTTCAGAAAGCCACAGTCTGCACTTACTTTGTATTTAAACCACAAGAGTGGGACAAGGATGCACAGCACCAGTAGAAAGGTTTGGATCAAAATGATGGCATCCTTCATCTTGCTCTTTTTCAAAGCATCTTCGGGTTTTAAACTACCTGGAGAACAAACACAAGCACTTGAGACATGCATGGAAGTCAGTCTTGGTCAATCCATTGCAGAACTTCATCAATCCATTTCTGGAAGGACCCAGGGGGCCACAACAAACATCAAATGCCAACAGTAAAGAGCATAAAAGTTCTTTCTGTACTGACGACTCACAAGGTGATCAGGGCTTAATCTCAAGGATAGAAGAACATGAGGACTCCAGAGAAGTTAATACAATACCATAAACCAAAAAAACACAGTAGTTCCTTGAATATTCCAACAGGGATAGATGTCAAGCACTACTCTGtgcaacacttactgtataccaGAAGTTCTGAGCCAGGGCCTTTCACGGAATCATATTTGCAGAAGTAAATTCCACTGTGTTCACTCCTGACCCCCATGATGGTGATGGTGCTGTTGTTGTCCTTGACTGAGCCTTTGAATTTCACAGTGTCACTCTCCGTGACAAGCACCTCATCACTGGCATCGTGCTTCAGGGTTTTTACCCACTGCACCTCATTGGTATGATTACCCAGTGATATGTAGCAGAACATGCTGATGGCGctcccacttctgacaccaaGGAACCGTGGCTTCTGATGCACTCTATCGCCCCCCACTGGCACGACTTgggaaaaaacaggaaaatgaagATATTTCTCCTGCTACATGTAATTGTTTGTCTCTTTCCCAAAATAccactactactgctactaataAGAATAATCTTTCCTTTTGTCAGtaataaatacataatatatattattcaaCTATTGCTTACTGGATGAGGCACATACTGCACATTCATGTATCAAACTAACACTAGTATATTGTTTTCAGGATTAAAGGATCAATAAATCACTTATGAAACAATAAATGGTTTTAACTTACACCTAAAATGATATGGTATTGCTCATGTCTACAGTTGCGTTGGATTAAAGCATTTGTTCAGTAgcaaaagaaatgcaaatttattttgttcCTTAAATAGAGATGTTCCATCAAAATTCTCTATCGGTTGTTCACTTGTATGGTTTGTCTTTATATAATAGGCGTTAGATAATGGTGGAGATGTAACTGCTAAAAGCCAAATACACTTACTCAACCACTTACAGTATCAAGGCTAGTGAATTGCAATGTTTTATGACTtcctcttttttgttgttgttttaaacaGGTGGACCGGAAGTGACTGGattataaaaaacaatacattcaaAACTGACTTGGTATAGTATGCAGAAAAGGAGGGAgttcttgttttttaatttctttttttcttgttaactGGGACCTCTTACATAGAGTTAACAACCTCAAACATGAGCGCAAGAATAAAATCACTGTGTAAGAGGTAATGTAAGTACATAGCATGTGGCCGTCAGTGTGTGCGTTGAATCGTTGCATCCAGGTCTCAGAAAGGTCCAAAAGTCTCATCTGCAGATTTTTCAAGGCATTTTAACAAATTGTAGATGGAATAAAATATTGTAAGGACAAAGCAACTCGGCAGATTGAATTCATGAAATGATCATGGATAAAGGAATATGTTCAGCTTAGTCACAAAATCTATACAATAAATACTTTTAACATGTACATTTGATGGGGTTTTAGGACAAACCTTACACAATACAATGTACTCCTAGGTAAGCAACTCCCAACCAGTTGTTAACATCCCTTCCCTGACCTGAAACCACACCGTATGACTATCCCTGaagtatattttttgcaaaattcTAATCAGGTGGCTCTGTAAGGCAGCTAAGAAAGGCTATATATACTTTCTAAATCAAACTGCTAGGTTGTTACTGATCAGATTATTCAAGTAAATATATGCACTTACTTGATACATTCACCAAGTAGGAGAACAGACTCCCAAAGAGGACGCAGGGTACAATCCTCAATGCCATGGCTCTTTTGCATCCAAATAAGCTGCTTGAAAGTTAGCAGTTTGGCTCCCAAGATGCGAGTGGCACCACTGTGACTGTTTCAGCCGTCACAGTTCTCTGCTGGGAGCTGGTGAGCATGTTTCGATATGCTTGGCTTGTACTTCCTTCAAGATAATGAGCTAGCATTGCAGGGACTGTCCCGAGATGCAAATAAGAGCAAGTCAGCGATCTGCATGCATGCATACAGTGCTTCACAGGGCATTGCCCGTCCTGAGCCTGGATAACTGATATTTAATATAGGTAAATGTTTCGGGTTGGAGTTAAATTTTTAACTCTTAGATTTAAAGAACACTTTTTGGACCAGCCATGTTGACATCACATGGAGCGAGAATCTATCCAATTTAAGATGAAATACCAAAATCTAGCATCATAATTCGGTTTACTGCTTGACATTAGACTCGTCAATAGGTTGATTTGAGCTTTTTCATGAAACTCATCGCTCTGTATTTTAacgcacacatactgtacaaattgcTTTCGGAAAACGTGTGTGATGCGACCGCCATCTGGCCGCCTACTGTATGTGCGCGATGTCTGAGCgagtggctgatcccagtcattcGAAATGCGTGCAGATTGTTCACTTCCTGGACTGCGTCTCCTCCAGTGCAGCCGAGATCAGATAATAGCTGTGATCACTCTGGACAAACCAATGCAGCACCAAGACTTGTGACAGTCTTGTACAGCCAAGCCTGGAATGCAATAAGAGGAGAGAACATTCACAACACATTGCACGAAGGATTTTACACTGATCCACTAACTTGTGGATATCTTCCTTTCAAGTCACATAATGCAATGACCTTTACCATGAGAGATCcttgattattttgttttttttcttggcacTTGTAGGAATTGGACTCTCTTGACTCTCCCAGGCCTCCATACTGCTTCTGTGCAACATCCCGGTGTTATCCAAACAGGAAATGGACAACTGCATTCCTTCAGAGTTCTGTATGGAACGGTGGAGGCCCACATTCCTGCTGGCTTTTTTTAGAATTGAGCGCTCTGTTACACAGTTTAACCCTTAACCAGTCAAATAATAACTGTTTGATTGCTTTCAGCCCTTAAAGAAGGCAGAGGCCCACCTTTTAGCGATCGCAGGTCACAAGTAACTTGAATTTCCAAGCTTcagaatagagaaaaaaaaacttgcaaagtTTCCAGTCATGCAATGTGTTAGGTCCATTAAGAGTTCGATTCAGTGAAGAGACCTGCAGGTATGTGGAGCACAACTAGAAGTGTCTGCTGTAGGTTTTACTGGTTGCTCTTCAATCAGCAGCTGACAAAGACCTGAAGCCAATGCAGCTGACCTGACTGCTTATCTAAAGAACAGGCAATTAAGGTCAGGGGTGAAAGGAAAAGACCTTCCCAGACTTGCTTAGACGGACCTTAATTAGGAGCCATTTTATTTGCTAATTGCAGAGAGTGGAAGAGACAACTGCTGTGTGTCCTTGTCATGTGAAGTAATGAATGGCTGGGTTTTGGCTGAGGAACACAGGCATGTCTCAAAAGCATTCTATGAATAGTAAATGGTTATTAAACCCTTCTAGCTCTCTAAGTTACATGACCCCCCCACCCCAGAGGTGTGCTGTTAATGTATGGTCTTTTTTAGTTGCCACTGCTTAACTTGAGCACCTCTCAAATAACCTCCCATTAAAATTGGAAGCAGTTACTTGCGTCCCTGTTACTGAAgattaaaagaataataatttgGGCAGAGCCCGGTGGGTGGGGGACGGGGACCACTTTACCCAGCATTATTTTTCTGAGTGCAATTTTGGAAAGGCTGTTCTCCATTTAAAACTTCATTCGGACACTGTCTGCAGACCTGTAGTTCAGAAGGGCTAAGAGGCACGCTGGCCAAAAGACAAAGAAATCACTTCATTCAAACTTTTCAGAGCAACGGATTTCACCCcatttcagttttgaaataccGGATTTTGGATCATTTTAGTTTTGTGAAGATTTAGATGAATCCATCAAGTTGAAAATAGCCCAGGCTTTTTGCACCATGCTATAAGCCTCCTGTGTGATTCTTAGGTGCTGCTGCACTTTGGGTTGTCAAAGTAAACTCATTCAGAAAGTGTGTAGATCTTTAGCACAGCAACTTCACCTGGACTCCCAAAAGCTCGCAAGCGCAGTTTTCTCCTGCAGTCCAGCCCCTGTTTGGCAGCTTAAGCAAGTGGTGCGTTTGGATGCAATACTTACCATAGCAGCTGATACACAGAAAACAGGTGACTAGCAATAAGGtaacgaaaaaaaaaaggttgagaGAAAAGTCGGCTTTAATCTAACTTGACTTGTACTTGCACATGCTCACTACATGCAGGTTCCTGCACCAAACCCTGACTTTGTCACTGACTCGCTGTGCATCTGAGCAATTCAGAACATTGATGTTTGTTTGGAAGCAAGTGAACCCCCTTGCATTTGGGGTAAAATCTATCGCTCTGGGCCTACTGTAAGTCTGCAGCAGATGTTGCTAATGCACTATCCAGTCTGGTGCCTTTGAGTTTCCTTTTGATTAAGGTGTCATCTACAGTAAATGCTAAGTGACACATTAATAGACTGAGTTATGCTTTCCATTAACAAATAGAACAGAATAATATTCACAAATAGAACGAGAATTTCTATTAACAAATCATGCAAAGCTGGGGAAACGTCAATAAGCAAACAAtattttgcatgattggaatAGCTCTTTTTCTTACTCCCAGTTTTTATTTGTATGCTGGGCACCTAAGGTCCTGCAGAACTTGCAAGCACGTGCACACAAGAGGGCCCTGAGTAATGTTTAGCCATGATGAGCATCAGAACAATACCACAGTGATGTCAGGAATGCTCACCCATGGCCAGGAAGCAAATAGACTGAGAACGTGAGTACTGCTTGGTCTAATTGGGGTGGGGGGGTACGTTTTTAGCATTCCTCTTGACACCTGCTGCAAACCAGAGAGCAACTGGCAGAGCACAGGGGTATCTGAATTCACAAGCACAAAGAGAAGAAGTTCAAGTCTGAACTTTCAGCATGGGGAGGGGGTTTGACCTGGGTGGCAATGAAGCTGTGAAGGCATGCATGCCAGCCCTGGCACCATCCACGGCTGGAATCTGGGTATTCTTTGTGGCACAAATGCATTTCCCAGCAAAGGGGCTGGtgttgaaaaatgtaaaagtaaatgaaaagtaaaaggGCTAAAGGCCAACCACCCCCACAGACACTTTCGAGTGGTTTCTTGGTGTCTGACAAACTTACAAAAGTGTTATTGTTACACTTTAGAAAACAATGAACGTACAAGAGGAACACTCGGAGGCTCTGAAGTTACATCAGGCCTTCCTAAGCATGCAAAACAGGCTTCAGAgtgttgctgtttttattttagcaaCAGCGCTGCTCAGAAGCTGCAGATCCTGTGTTGAGAAGCTGTCCCTAGAGCATTGCGTGTTGACTTCACTGAACCATGGTGAACACAGAGGCCCTGTTTTAGGTCAAGGCCAGGCAGTGGGATGTTTCTTTTAAGCGAGCTGCTCCTGGCTGTCAGAAacaagacc containing:
- the cd79b gene encoding B-cell antigen receptor complex-associated protein beta chain codes for the protein MALRIVPCVLFGSLFSYLVNVSIVPVGGDRVHQKPRFLGVRSGSAISMFCYISLGNHTNEVQWVKTLKHDASDEVLVTESDTVKFKGSVKDNNSTITIMGVRSEHSGIYFCKYDSVKGPGSELLVYSSLKPEDALKKSKMKDAIILIQTFLLVLCILVPLLWFKYKGKSEDRDYEEPEDDHTYEGLEIEQCAMYEDIMTLRQTPETAWEQGEHPCQE